One region of Cydia fagiglandana chromosome 15, ilCydFagi1.1, whole genome shotgun sequence genomic DNA includes:
- the LOC134671370 gene encoding homeobox protein 2-like — protein sequence MRSLFRYDFISVVFGCLVFTTTAQAQLLLGALLGDNQNSNNNNPNIPLIGALGLGSNNNQQTQFNSNQNQYSNNYPNNNYASRSLLSALGGKANVNRPITNSLNNFNRYPNTGQTNQNNNVNNIKDQMKEAEKLLERLKELNRLKEQQKLETEKGSQGQAGTSDNPKIDNSDNKNNIINDDHRRTGVLKSLTKKKLYFKVMPVVPESEAAKYEQTVYYEE from the exons ATGCGGAGTTTATTTAGATATGATTTTATATCTGTTGTTTTTG GATGTTTGGTGTTCACAACGACAGCACAGGCGCAGCTACTTCTCGGCGCGCTTCTCGGAGACAACCAAAATAGTAACAACAACAATCCCAACATACCACTTATCGGTGCCCTAGGTCTAGGATCAAACAATAACCAACAAACTCAATTTAATAGTAACCAAAATCAATATTCAAATAATTACCCGAACAATAATTATGCAAGTAGAAGTTTACTATCAGCGCTAGGAGGTAAAGCAAATGTTAACAGACCTATCACGAACAGCTTAAATAACTTCAACCGTTATCCGAACACAGGCCAAACAAATCAgaataataatgtaaataacaTAAAGGACCAAATGAAAGAAGCGGAGAAACTATTGGAAAGGTTAAAAGAGCTGAATAGGTTGAAAGAACAGCAAAAGTTGGAAACAGAAAAAGGAAGTCAAGGACAAGCGGGTACGAGTGATAATCCAAAAATAGATAATAGTgacaacaaaaataatattataaacgatGACCATCGGAGAACTGGTGTTCTGAAGTCATTAACAAAGAAAAAGTTATACTTTAAGGTGATGCCAGTTGTACCAGAAAGTGAAGCGGCAAAATATGAACAAACTGTGTATTATGAGGAGTGA